Proteins co-encoded in one Priestia aryabhattai genomic window:
- the gerD gene encoding spore germination lipoprotein GerD: protein MKKRLMLLIYIGMCMLLATACAPQDEENNGMDYDQTKKMVVDILKTDEGKKAVEAIMKDPSVRQDILMDQNAIKDTISQTLVSDKGVEFWKKAMDDPKFAESFAKSLEKENKTVIKQLMKDPEYQGMLQDVLKDPAMEKEVLTVLKSKEYRTYLQKIMSETFDSPLYQSKIQDILLKAAEETQGGQKQSSDDGGSSSGGSDSGGEQQQQ, encoded by the coding sequence ATGAAAAAGCGACTCATGCTCCTCATTTATATAGGAATGTGTATGCTTTTAGCTACAGCCTGTGCACCGCAAGATGAAGAGAACAATGGTATGGATTATGATCAAACAAAGAAAATGGTTGTTGATATTTTAAAGACAGATGAAGGAAAAAAAGCAGTCGAGGCAATTATGAAAGATCCTTCTGTTAGACAAGATATTTTGATGGATCAAAACGCGATAAAAGATACAATTTCTCAAACCCTAGTATCAGATAAAGGCGTGGAATTTTGGAAAAAAGCCATGGATGATCCGAAGTTTGCTGAAAGCTTTGCTAAAAGTCTAGAAAAAGAAAATAAAACGGTCATCAAGCAATTAATGAAAGATCCTGAATATCAAGGAATGCTTCAAGACGTTTTAAAGGATCCGGCTATGGAGAAAGAAGTACTAACTGTTTTAAAGAGTAAAGAATATCGCACTTATTTACAAAAGATTATGAGCGAAACGTTTGATAGCCCTCTTTATCAATCTAAAATTCAAGACATTCTTTTGAAAGCAGCTGAAGAAACACAAGGTGGACAAAAACAAAGCAGCGACGATGGTGGTTCTTCTTCCGGTGGATCTGACTCGGGCGGAGAACAGCAACAGCAGTGA
- a CDS encoding KinB-signaling pathway activation protein, producing MNSRNWVRLFLTTLAVGGISTAFVGFAVRWGEYGHLFQQGKIGEIVAVLTWLVGVGFIFSLISQMGFFAYLTIHRFGLGIFKSVSLWKSVQIIFILFVLFDVAYFRYKFFQQPGEGIGKYILLSVFLLAVGLLVAYAKKKQTNKEAFVPALFFMIVVTTIEWFPALRTNEESWLYLMLFPLLICNMYQLLILPKLLTHARIAKADK from the coding sequence GTGAATAGTCGAAATTGGGTTCGTCTATTTCTAACCACGTTAGCTGTCGGGGGTATAAGTACAGCTTTTGTTGGATTTGCGGTGCGCTGGGGGGAATACGGTCATTTATTTCAACAAGGAAAAATAGGAGAAATTGTTGCTGTTTTAACATGGCTCGTAGGCGTAGGGTTTATTTTTAGTTTAATTAGTCAAATGGGGTTTTTTGCATATTTAACCATTCACCGGTTTGGGTTGGGAATTTTTAAATCTGTATCTCTTTGGAAATCCGTTCAAATTATATTTATTTTATTTGTATTATTTGACGTTGCGTATTTTCGATATAAGTTCTTTCAACAGCCGGGAGAAGGCATAGGCAAGTATATTTTGTTAAGCGTTTTCTTATTAGCGGTGGGGTTGTTAGTGGCGTACGCAAAGAAAAAGCAAACGAACAAAGAAGCTTTTGTACCAGCGCTGTTTTTTATGATTGTTGTAACGACAATTGAATGGTTCCCAGCGCTGCGAACGAATGAAGAAAGCTGGCTTTACCTTATGTTGTTTCCACTTCTAATATGTAATATGTATCAACTTCTTATTTTGCCGAAACTTCTTACACATGCAAGAATAGCAAAAGCAGACAAATAG